From Thermoleophilia bacterium, the proteins below share one genomic window:
- a CDS encoding acetylornithine/succinylornithine family transaminase gives MQTYRRAEVNFVRGEGALLFDEDGREYLDLLGGISVASMGHCHPDIVAAVREQAGELMHVSNLFYTQPMVDLAERLSVSSLGGRVFFCNSGTEANECAIKIARKAAHGRGVENPEIISFEDDFHGRTYGSLSATPGLARDPKLGPMLDGFRSVPFDDGAALEAATGPDTAAILIEVIQGEAGVFVVSDETLRLARELCDRFGALLILDEIQTGIGRTGSLWAYEQGPARPDVITSAKALGGGVAIGACITDEAAGEVLAPGDHGSTFAAGPVAASAALAVLDLVDQPETLRRIRSLGSSLTEGLLKMDGVEAVRGRGLMLGVELSEGINSAELNAELLSRGLVANAPRPDSLRLLPPFVLTDEQAGQALEIISGTLSDHLSGVGSR, from the coding sequence ATGCAGACCTACCGCCGGGCGGAAGTCAATTTCGTGCGGGGTGAAGGCGCCCTGCTCTTCGACGAGGACGGGCGGGAGTATCTCGACCTGCTCGGCGGGATCTCGGTCGCCTCGATGGGCCATTGCCATCCCGACATCGTCGCCGCGGTGCGGGAGCAGGCCGGCGAGCTGATGCATGTCTCGAACCTCTTCTACACCCAGCCGATGGTCGATCTGGCGGAGCGGCTCTCCGTGTCGTCGCTCGGCGGCCGTGTGTTCTTCTGCAACTCCGGCACTGAAGCAAACGAATGCGCGATCAAGATCGCGCGCAAGGCAGCGCACGGGCGGGGTGTCGAGAACCCGGAGATCATCTCCTTCGAAGACGACTTCCACGGCCGCACCTACGGCTCGCTCTCGGCGACGCCGGGGCTCGCCAGGGATCCCAAGCTGGGCCCGATGCTCGATGGCTTCCGGTCGGTGCCCTTCGACGACGGCGCCGCGCTGGAGGCCGCCACTGGTCCTGACACGGCGGCGATCCTGATCGAAGTGATCCAGGGCGAGGCCGGGGTGTTCGTCGTTTCGGACGAGACCCTGAGGCTGGCCCGTGAACTCTGTGATCGTTTCGGAGCCCTGCTGATCCTCGACGAGATCCAGACCGGCATCGGCCGGACCGGCTCGCTCTGGGCCTACGAGCAGGGCCCGGCCCGGCCGGACGTGATCACCAGCGCCAAGGCGCTCGGCGGAGGTGTCGCGATCGGCGCCTGCATCACCGACGAAGCCGCGGGCGAAGTCCTTGCGCCGGGTGACCACGGCTCGACCTTTGCGGCCGGCCCGGTCGCCGCGTCAGCAGCCCTGGCGGTGCTCGACCTGGTTGACCAGCCGGAGACGCTTCGCCGTATCCGGTCGCTCGGCTCCAGTCTCACCGAAGGTCTTTTGAAGATGGACGGGGTGGAGGCCGTGCGCGGCCGCGGGCTGATGCTCGGGGTCGAGCTCAGCGAAGGGATCAATTCCGCCGAGCTGAACGCCGAGCTGCTTTCCCGGGGTCTGGTGGCCAACGCGCCCCGGCCTGATTCCCTGCGCCTCCTGCCGCCGTTCGTCCTGACTGACGAGCAGGCCGGGCAGGCTCTGGAGATCATCTCGGGCACCCTTTCCGACCACCTTTCCGGGGTGGGTTCACGATGA
- a CDS encoding phenylalanine--tRNA ligase subunit beta: MRVPYGWMAEYCDPGLSPQVLAEKLAMTGTEVERVVTSGPPSADNFVIGLVKAVEEHPDADRLRVCTVDAGGEERSIVCGAPNVAAGQTVVVALPGAVMPGGMKIKKAKLRGVPSEGMICSESELELGDGKDGIMVLEDVLAAPGTPAAEVVPISEQVLELEVTPNRTDCFGIYGVAREAHAITGAALAPPPWQDQAIEPGGEVDKLVSVKVENHDLCPRFTARTFTNVTIAPSPLWLRARLIASGLRPINNVVDITNYVMWLTGQPMHAFDLDLVPDGALSIRSAEAGEKVTTLDGVEREVSADTVLVCDSNGPTSIAGVMGGAVSEVSESTTSVLMEAATWNGPNILRTSRDLNLRSEASSRFEKQLHPELAERAQIVATALMVELCGATPASGMVDVAAPMPEAEPIRLRNGQVERILGLAIDTANQTEALEMLGFGVEPDGEDLLVSVPADRFYDVTREIDLVEEVGRVNDLDRRLPATLPSGSGRVGGLSRQQGLQRRAEDSMREAGFDEIVGWSFTDPAEAVRLRLAESDPRARAVRLSNPLSEDQSVMRTTLLGSLLGAAGRNRSRGAGRIALFEFGRVYLPAGDFGPGPLGGDFPGNQRPPVNEPQHLSVLATGAIDPASWADDPASADFFQIKGVLERLALGLGTTIEVIAGEQPFLHPGRSGTVVANGQEIGWIGQIHPSVAAAWDLDDTVAFEIRLAELLEASPLGEETYGDFTSFPPVDRDLALVIADSVEAASVLAAAEKAGGDLLVSVTVFDVYRGDQIGPDEKSLALRMRFRADDRTLSDEEVDPVWQNIISAAEALGGKVRG, translated from the coding sequence AGGGTCCCTTACGGCTGGATGGCCGAATACTGCGATCCGGGCCTCTCGCCGCAAGTGCTCGCCGAGAAGCTGGCGATGACCGGCACCGAGGTCGAAAGGGTTGTGACTTCGGGTCCACCGTCGGCCGACAACTTCGTGATCGGACTGGTCAAGGCGGTCGAGGAGCACCCCGACGCCGACCGGTTGCGGGTCTGCACCGTCGATGCCGGTGGCGAGGAGCGCAGCATCGTCTGTGGTGCGCCGAACGTTGCCGCGGGCCAGACGGTCGTAGTCGCCCTGCCGGGCGCGGTGATGCCCGGTGGTATGAAGATCAAGAAAGCCAAGCTGAGAGGAGTGCCTTCCGAAGGCATGATCTGCTCGGAGAGCGAGCTCGAACTCGGTGACGGCAAGGACGGCATCATGGTCCTCGAGGACGTCCTGGCTGCCCCGGGAACGCCTGCGGCCGAGGTGGTGCCGATCTCGGAGCAGGTACTCGAACTCGAAGTCACCCCGAACCGGACCGACTGCTTCGGCATCTATGGCGTGGCCCGCGAGGCGCACGCGATCACCGGCGCTGCGCTGGCGCCTCCCCCGTGGCAGGACCAGGCGATCGAACCCGGCGGCGAGGTCGACAAGCTTGTCTCGGTCAAAGTAGAGAACCACGATCTCTGTCCGCGCTTCACGGCCCGGACCTTCACGAATGTCACGATCGCGCCTTCGCCGCTCTGGCTGCGGGCGCGGCTGATCGCTTCCGGCCTGCGGCCGATCAACAATGTGGTCGACATCACCAACTACGTGATGTGGCTCACCGGCCAGCCGATGCACGCCTTCGACCTCGACCTCGTACCCGATGGAGCGTTGTCGATCCGCTCGGCGGAGGCCGGCGAGAAGGTGACCACCCTCGACGGCGTCGAGCGGGAAGTCTCGGCAGACACCGTCCTGGTCTGCGACAGCAACGGCCCGACCTCGATCGCCGGGGTCATGGGCGGTGCGGTGTCCGAGGTCTCGGAATCGACCACCTCGGTGCTGATGGAAGCGGCGACCTGGAACGGCCCGAACATCCTGCGCACCTCGCGCGACCTCAACCTGCGGTCCGAGGCCTCGTCCCGGTTCGAGAAGCAGCTCCATCCTGAACTCGCCGAAAGGGCCCAGATCGTGGCCACGGCCCTGATGGTCGAACTCTGTGGCGCGACCCCGGCCTCCGGCATGGTCGATGTGGCCGCGCCGATGCCCGAAGCTGAGCCGATCCGGCTGCGGAACGGACAGGTAGAGCGCATTCTCGGACTCGCGATCGACACCGCCAACCAGACCGAAGCCCTGGAGATGCTCGGCTTCGGTGTCGAGCCGGACGGCGAAGACCTGCTGGTCTCGGTCCCGGCCGACCGGTTCTACGACGTGACCCGGGAAATCGATTTGGTCGAAGAGGTCGGCCGGGTCAACGACCTCGACCGCCGGCTGCCGGCGACCCTGCCTTCGGGCTCCGGACGGGTCGGCGGGCTCAGCCGACAGCAGGGCCTGCAGCGGCGGGCCGAAGATTCGATGCGGGAAGCCGGGTTTGACGAGATCGTCGGCTGGAGCTTTACCGATCCCGCCGAGGCCGTACGGCTGAGGCTGGCCGAGTCCGATCCCCGCGCCCGCGCGGTCCGGCTCTCCAATCCGCTTTCCGAAGACCAGTCGGTGATGCGCACGACCCTGCTCGGCTCCCTGCTTGGCGCCGCCGGCCGCAACCGGTCACGGGGTGCCGGTCGGATCGCCCTGTTCGAGTTCGGACGGGTCTACCTTCCGGCAGGGGACTTCGGTCCCGGGCCGCTCGGTGGCGACTTCCCGGGCAACCAGCGGCCACCGGTCAACGAACCTCAGCACCTCTCGGTCCTGGCGACCGGCGCGATCGACCCCGCAAGCTGGGCCGACGATCCGGCTTCGGCCGACTTCTTCCAGATCAAGGGTGTGCTCGAACGGCTGGCGCTCGGCCTCGGCACCACGATCGAGGTCATCGCCGGCGAGCAGCCGTTCCTCCATCCGGGACGCTCGGGAACGGTCGTCGCCAATGGTCAGGAGATCGGCTGGATCGGCCAGATCCACCCGTCGGTCGCCGCCGCCTGGGACCTCGATGACACCGTCGCTTTCGAGATCAGGCTGGCCGAGCTGCTCGAGGCTTCGCCGCTCGGCGAGGAGACTTACGGCGACTTCACCAGCTTCCCGCCGGTCGACCGGGACCTCGCACTGGTCATCGCCGATTCCGTCGAGGCGGCGAGCGTGCTCGCCGCCGCGGAGAAAGCCGGGGGAGACCTGCTGGTCTCGGTGACCGTCTTCGACGTATACCGGGGAGACCAGATCGGCCCCGATGAAAAGAGCCTCGCCCTGAGGATGCGCTTCCGGGCGGACGACCGGACCCTGAGCGACGAAGAGGTCGATCCCGTCTGGCAGAACATCATCAGTGCCGCCGAGGCGCTCGGAGGCAAGGTCCGTGGCTGA
- the argB gene encoding acetylglutamate kinase has product MDDKKAQEIAGVLDDENVTVLLEALPYIREFHGKTVVIKYGGAAMREESLREAFAKDVVLLKYVGMNPVIVHGGGPEISEVMNKMGLEVKFHHGLRVSDAETVEVAKMVLLGKVNADLVRRLNRAGQPSVGLSGEDGALFEVAPVANAAEVGFVGEIERVDVGVLNHISEDYIPVIASVASDRDSNSYNVNADEAAGKVAAALGAYKAVFLTDVVGWLEDPEDETTRISRTSVDEVKKALEGIQGGMRPKMTACINAIQGGAQAAHIIDGRRPHSLLLELFTDVGIGTMVNP; this is encoded by the coding sequence ATGGATGACAAAAAAGCCCAGGAGATCGCCGGAGTACTCGATGACGAGAACGTCACCGTGCTGCTCGAGGCGCTCCCCTACATCCGGGAATTCCACGGCAAGACCGTGGTCATCAAGTACGGGGGAGCGGCGATGCGAGAGGAGTCCCTGCGGGAGGCCTTCGCCAAGGACGTGGTCCTGCTCAAGTACGTCGGCATGAACCCGGTGATCGTCCATGGCGGTGGTCCTGAGATCTCCGAGGTCATGAACAAGATGGGCCTCGAGGTCAAGTTTCACCACGGGCTGCGGGTGTCCGACGCGGAGACGGTCGAGGTCGCGAAGATGGTCCTGCTCGGCAAGGTCAACGCCGACCTGGTCCGGCGCCTCAACCGGGCCGGCCAGCCTTCGGTCGGCCTTTCCGGCGAGGACGGCGCGCTGTTCGAGGTCGCTCCGGTCGCCAACGCGGCCGAGGTCGGTTTCGTCGGCGAGATCGAGCGGGTCGACGTCGGCGTGCTCAACCACATCTCCGAGGACTACATCCCGGTGATCGCTTCGGTCGCCTCCGACCGCGACAGCAATTCGTACAACGTCAACGCCGACGAGGCCGCCGGCAAGGTCGCGGCGGCGCTCGGTGCCTACAAGGCGGTCTTCCTGACCGACGTCGTCGGCTGGCTCGAGGATCCCGAAGACGAGACCACGCGGATCTCGCGGACCAGCGTCGACGAGGTGAAAAAGGCCCTTGAGGGCATCCAGGGCGGCATGCGGCCGAAGATGACCGCCTGCATCAACGCGATCCAGGGCGGGGCCCAGGCCGCGCACATCATCGACGGCCGGCGCCCCCATTCGCTGCTGCTCGAGCTCTTCACCGACGTCGGCATCGGCACCATGGTGAACCCGTGA
- the argJ gene encoding bifunctional glutamate N-acetyltransferase/amino-acid acetyltransferase ArgJ, whose protein sequence is MSEDFFRSKWVNAPAGVEQLDPKDLPAGFRAASVPCGLKDDGKTDLGLVSCDSDEVSSAILLTKNAAAAAPIRVCRDQLEQDTIRAAIVNSGNANAATGKQGIKDALAMREGAAAALGFEPTQVAVAETGVIGVPMDMELVLSGIDGLAGSLAADGGVSFSEAIMTTDQWPKQCCVRLGGVTISAQAKGAGMIEPGFATMLCFVQTDAVLEGPEALLRGAVDSSFERITVDGQMSTNDTVLLQGSGLSGKPLPAGLLEAVLLQLAIEVVRDGEGATRVGRIEVSGAADDEEAEMVARRIANSPLVKTALLGRDPNWGRIAQAAGAALAGSDIGELGPDVIEASDLATDAPEAELSLKLDRGDGRAHIYFSDLTHEYIVINAEYTT, encoded by the coding sequence ATGAGCGAGGACTTTTTTCGGTCGAAGTGGGTCAATGCCCCCGCAGGGGTAGAGCAGCTCGATCCGAAAGACCTTCCGGCCGGGTTCCGGGCGGCCAGCGTCCCCTGCGGGCTGAAGGACGACGGCAAGACCGATCTCGGTCTGGTCAGTTGCGATTCAGACGAGGTCAGCTCGGCGATCCTCCTGACGAAGAACGCGGCCGCCGCGGCCCCGATCCGGGTCTGCCGGGACCAGCTGGAGCAGGACACGATTCGGGCGGCGATCGTCAACTCGGGCAACGCCAACGCCGCCACCGGAAAGCAGGGCATCAAGGACGCCCTCGCGATGCGGGAAGGTGCCGCCGCGGCGCTCGGCTTCGAACCGACGCAGGTCGCGGTCGCCGAGACCGGAGTGATCGGGGTGCCGATGGACATGGAATTGGTCCTGTCGGGGATCGACGGACTTGCCGGATCGCTTGCGGCCGACGGCGGCGTGAGCTTCTCCGAGGCGATCATGACCACCGACCAGTGGCCCAAACAATGTTGCGTGCGGCTCGGCGGGGTGACCATTTCCGCTCAGGCAAAAGGTGCCGGCATGATCGAGCCCGGTTTCGCCACCATGCTCTGCTTCGTCCAGACCGACGCTGTTCTCGAGGGCCCGGAGGCCCTCCTGCGCGGCGCGGTCGACAGCTCCTTCGAACGCATCACCGTCGACGGCCAGATGAGCACCAACGACACCGTGCTGCTCCAGGGAAGCGGACTTTCCGGAAAGCCTCTGCCCGCCGGCCTGCTCGAGGCCGTGCTGCTCCAGCTGGCGATCGAAGTGGTCCGGGACGGAGAGGGCGCGACCCGGGTCGGGCGGATCGAAGTCTCTGGCGCTGCCGACGACGAAGAGGCGGAGATGGTCGCGCGGCGGATCGCCAACTCACCTCTGGTCAAGACGGCGCTGCTCGGCCGGGACCCGAACTGGGGCCGGATCGCCCAGGCAGCCGGCGCCGCACTGGCCGGTTCCGACATCGGCGAACTCGGACCGGACGTGATTGAAGCCTCCGACCTGGCTACTGATGCCCCCGAAGCCGAGCTTTCGCTCAAGCTCGACCGGGGTGATGGCCGGGCCCACATCTACTTCAGCGACCTGACTCACGAATACATCGTCATCAACGCCGAATACACAACGTAA
- a CDS encoding N-acetyl-gamma-glutamyl-phosphate reductase, which produces MGPEGARARVVVAGATGYAGALAAQLVWFHPELELAEITARSETGVALNALYPRYDVPLVLKELDLAGLEDVDVGIVAYPHGAAAPVVAEMRGLGMIVVDLSADFRLEDLPTYERFYGSHGAPDLLDGAVYGLPELNRDAVKEAELIANPGCYPTATILALAPLAEAGLIDDVVIDAKSGVSGAGRGGGEATSFITVTENVSPYKAVGHRHRPEILEQLNGLAPSDIPSLTFVPHLVPVDQGELVSCYVKSSVDLAQEDLDKLYSDRYLSEPFVKVTDSPPGMRDVRDTNQCHIQAVVGDDRILIFAAIDNLWKGSSGQAIQNLNLILGLDEGLGLR; this is translated from the coding sequence ATCGGGCCCGAAGGGGCCAGGGCGAGGGTCGTCGTCGCCGGCGCGACCGGTTACGCCGGCGCGCTCGCGGCCCAGCTCGTCTGGTTTCACCCCGAGCTCGAGCTGGCCGAAATCACTGCCCGGTCCGAGACCGGTGTGGCCCTGAACGCGCTCTACCCGCGATACGACGTGCCTCTGGTACTGAAGGAGCTGGACCTGGCCGGCCTCGAGGATGTCGACGTCGGCATCGTCGCCTACCCGCACGGCGCGGCTGCCCCAGTGGTCGCCGAGATGCGAGGGCTCGGCATGATCGTGGTCGATCTCTCCGCTGATTTCCGGCTCGAAGACCTTCCGACCTACGAACGCTTCTATGGAAGCCACGGTGCTCCCGACCTGCTCGACGGCGCGGTTTACGGACTGCCTGAGCTGAACCGGGATGCCGTCAAAGAAGCCGAGTTGATCGCCAACCCCGGCTGTTATCCGACAGCGACGATCCTGGCACTGGCGCCGCTCGCCGAAGCCGGCCTGATCGACGACGTCGTGATCGACGCCAAGTCCGGCGTCTCGGGCGCCGGCCGGGGCGGGGGCGAGGCCACTTCGTTCATCACGGTCACCGAGAACGTGTCGCCGTACAAGGCGGTCGGCCACCGGCACCGCCCCGAAATCCTCGAGCAGCTGAACGGCCTTGCGCCCAGCGACATCCCGTCGCTCACCTTCGTGCCGCACCTTGTTCCGGTCGACCAGGGAGAACTGGTCAGCTGTTACGTGAAGTCGTCGGTCGATCTGGCCCAGGAAGACCTCGACAAGCTTTATTCGGACCGGTACCTGAGCGAGCCCTTCGTCAAGGTGACCGATTCCCCGCCCGGCATGCGGGACGTGAGGGACACCAACCAGTGCCATATCCAGGCGGTCGTCGGTGATGACCGCATCCTCATCTTTGCCGCGATCGACAACCTCTGGAAGGGTTCCTCGGGCCAGGCGATCCAGAACCTGAACCTGATCCTCGGCCTCGATGAAGGATTGGGGCTCAGATGA